In Candidatus Omnitrophota bacterium, the genomic stretch TGCTTAGATTTCTCATCGAAAAGCAGAAAACAGTGACATGTCGGGCATGTCAGATTGCACGCTCCGCATTCAACACAGGTTGATGCGAAATCCTGCCACATCGCGAGGTTATCATAGTGCTTCTTTACGGCGCCTTTTATCGCTTCTGTATCGGGAGTACCCCTTTTATTTATAAAATCATTTATCTGGACGCAAACATTATCGCGCATCCTGTCGCGCTCATTCAAATCTCTATCCTGCGCGTTCTTAAAGAATGTTTTGTACGCGTCGATAATAGCCCTGCCCTTATCGGTACCCACTTCCACTAAAAACAATTCGCCTAAGGACGAGAGATTAAGATCAAAATTCTTTACCGGATATGGCCTGCCGGCCATCGCTATACAAAAACAGGTCTCTTTGGCAAATGTGCAGTCGTTTGATATTATAAGCGTATTTTTACGGTGAAATGCGTAAAAGGGGTCCTCTATATCGCCTTTTAAAAATACAAAATCCTGGAGAATGAGGCTGCTCAAGTCACATTGTTTCACGCCCGCAACGATTATGGACCCCGCACCATATCGGTACGGGGCAAGCTTTAAACTGCCGCCTTCTTGCCCAAGGACTTTCTCACGAGCGGGATTCAGGAAGGATTTGAATGGCTGGGTCTG encodes the following:
- a CDS encoding 4Fe-4S dicluster domain-containing protein — its product is MYSIAKSDLFDLFSRLAQNNKIFVPYEYKDRFVFGEFDPSKEANIQLGGIRQTQPFKSFLNPAREKVLGQEGGSLKLAPYRYGAGSIIVAGVKQCDLSSLILQDFVFLKGDIEDPFYAFHRKNTLIISNDCTFAKETCFCIAMAGRPYPVKNFDLNLSSLGELFLVEVGTDKGRAIIDAYKTFFKNAQDRDLNERDRMRDNVCVQINDFINKRGTPDTEAIKGAVKKHYDNLAMWQDFASTCVECGACNLTCPTCHCFLLFDEKSKQQKIGRGRIWDACLYKTFARVAGGHNPRKHLYERLRNRFDKKFTFFPQVLDYAACTGCGRCIEACPGDIDLREVLKGLVTDKWNKPPHD